The following coding sequences lie in one Apteryx mantelli isolate bAptMan1 chromosome 6, bAptMan1.hap1, whole genome shotgun sequence genomic window:
- the PECR gene encoding peroxisomal trans-2-enoyl-CoA reductase isoform X2: MTHATKNFKGCSVIIASRKFDRLKATAEELNNKFSSMSPAKVTPIQCNIRKEEEVEALVKSTLNLHGKIDFLVNNGGGQFMSLTEAIRAKGWNAVIDTNLTGTFYCCKAVYNAWMQEHGGVIVNITAAVRNGFPGMSHTGAARAAVNNLTKTLALEWAHSGVRINSVAPGIVFSETAVANYGEQGTIMWLKNIPKVPAKRSAVPEEISPAVCFLLSPAASYITGITMVVDGGQSLYSSNLEIPDHNRWPPPPEGRNSEMLKKLLSGQFKPKL, encoded by the exons GTTGCAGTGTTATTATTGCCTCTCGTAAATTTGACCGATTAAAAGCCACAGCAGAAGAACTGAATAATAAATTTTCTTCCATGAGTCCTGCCAAAGTGACTCCTATACAGTGCAACATCCGCAAAGAAGAGGAG gtAGAAGCTTTGGTGAAGTCTACACTGAATCTGCATGGGAAGATCGACTTCCTGGTGAACAACGGAGGGGGCCAGTTCATGAGTCTTACTGAAGCCATCCGTGCAAAAGGCTGGAACGCTGTGATAGACACTAATCTGACAGGAACCTTCTATTGCTGCAAAGCAG TGTACAATGCCTGGATGCAGGAACATGGAGGAGTCATTGTCAACATTACTGCTGCCGTGAGAAATGGGTTTCCTGGAATGTC GCATACaggagctgcaagagctgcagtgaatAACCTCACGAAGACTTTAGCTTTAGAATGGGCCCACAGTGGAGTAAGAATCAACAGTGTTGCTCCT GGAATAGTATTTTCAGAAACTGCTGTTGCAAACTATGGAGAGCAAGGTACAATAATGTGGTTAAAGAACATCCCAAAGGTTCCTGCCAAGAGGTCAGCAGTTCCTGAGGAG ATCTCTCCTGCAGTGTGTTTCCTGCTATCTCCAGCTGCTTCTTACATAACTGGGATAACCATGGTCGTGGATGGTGGCCAAAGTTTATATAGCAGTAACCTAGAAATACCAG ATCACAACAGATGGCCTCCACCACCAGAGGGAAGAAATTCTGAAATGCTTAAAAAGCTTCTTTCTGGCCAGTTCAAGCCAAAGCTGTAA